The Agromyces sp. LHK192 genome includes a window with the following:
- a CDS encoding carbohydrate ABC transporter permease → MAVTAPAFETIAPPRRRRRYTQDQVSLPRVLLRMFAGLIVVAIFILPYTIMFFGSVKTKAQIRSVDPTYFPTEWHWENYITMWSTPETPLVQNLISTIVISVFATLLVLAVAMPAAYYTARFRFPGRMVFLFLVIVTQMLQPAVLTSGLFRQFVALGLVDTWAAMIFINAAFNLSFAVWIMHSFFAGVPKEVDEAAQLDGAGRLTVLFRINLPLVWPGIVTAIVFTFVACWNEFAASLVILSTAGNQPLSVALTKFVGQYETSWQYVFGVSIVAIIPVVVLFMLIEKRLVGGLTAGSVK, encoded by the coding sequence ATGGCCGTCACCGCTCCCGCCTTCGAGACGATCGCCCCGCCGCGTCGTCGGCGCCGCTACACCCAGGACCAGGTCAGCCTGCCGCGCGTGCTCCTGCGCATGTTCGCGGGCCTCATCGTCGTCGCGATCTTCATCCTCCCGTACACGATCATGTTCTTCGGCTCGGTGAAGACGAAGGCGCAGATCCGGTCGGTCGACCCGACGTACTTCCCGACCGAGTGGCACTGGGAGAACTACATCACGATGTGGTCGACCCCCGAGACGCCGCTCGTGCAGAACCTGATCTCGACGATCGTGATCTCAGTGTTCGCGACGCTGCTCGTGCTCGCCGTCGCGATGCCCGCCGCCTACTACACGGCCCGGTTCCGCTTCCCGGGCCGCATGGTGTTCCTCTTCCTCGTCATCGTGACGCAGATGCTGCAGCCCGCGGTGCTGACCTCGGGCCTGTTCCGGCAGTTCGTCGCACTCGGCCTGGTCGACACCTGGGCCGCGATGATCTTCATCAACGCCGCGTTCAACCTCTCGTTCGCGGTGTGGATCATGCACTCGTTCTTCGCCGGCGTACCGAAGGAGGTCGACGAGGCCGCGCAGCTCGACGGCGCGGGTCGGCTGACCGTGCTGTTCCGGATCAACCTGCCGCTCGTGTGGCCCGGCATCGTCACCGCGATCGTGTTCACCTTCGTCGCGTGCTGGAACGAGTTCGCCGCGTCGCTCGTGATCCTCTCGACCGCGGGCAACCAGCCGCTGTCGGTCGCGCTCACGAAGTTCGTCGGGCAGTACGAGACGAGCTGGCAGTACGTGTTCGGTGTCTCGATCGTCGCGATCATCCCCGTGGTGGTGCTGTTCATGCTGATCGAGAAGCGCCTCGTCGGCGGCCTCACGGCGGGCAGTGTGAAGTAG
- a CDS encoding extracellular solute-binding protein — translation MKKSMRFGAAIALAATASLTLASCGFGGSSGGGESGGDGTTLDLLVPSYSDNTQALWEDVVDGFESENPDITVNLEVQSWDNLESVIATKIQGDEAPDIYNGGPFAGFAADELLYPVEDVVSADTLSDFQESFLANAEVDGTAYALPFIASGRALFVNNALLEQAGVAAPPTTWDELLDAATKVSALGGGIAGYGMPLGSEEAQAEAAVWLWGGGGTFGDESAITVDDPSNLPGAEQIKAMIDAGATQADPGSTDRSPLMDIFIQGQIGMQVGLPPTVGQIEEGNPDLDYSIVPIPTQDGSPFTLGVMDQLMAFQNDGDKQEAITAFFDYFYSSDVYVPWVQAEGFLPVTKSGAEALGGEEALAPFLDVLPDAQFYPSTNPQWSAADSAFKALFGQIQTKPAQDVLTEIQAQVDAS, via the coding sequence ATGAAGAAGAGCATGCGCTTCGGTGCCGCGATCGCGCTCGCCGCGACCGCGTCCCTGACGCTCGCCTCGTGCGGGTTCGGCGGATCGTCCGGCGGCGGAGAGTCCGGCGGCGACGGCACGACCCTCGACCTGCTCGTCCCGAGCTACTCCGACAACACCCAGGCCCTCTGGGAGGACGTCGTCGACGGCTTCGAGTCCGAGAACCCCGACATCACCGTGAACCTCGAGGTGCAGTCCTGGGACAACCTCGAATCGGTCATCGCGACGAAGATCCAGGGCGACGAGGCACCCGACATCTACAACGGCGGGCCGTTCGCCGGCTTCGCCGCCGACGAGCTGCTCTACCCCGTCGAAGACGTCGTGAGCGCCGACACGCTCTCCGACTTCCAGGAGTCGTTCCTCGCCAACGCCGAGGTCGACGGCACCGCGTACGCGCTGCCGTTCATCGCCTCCGGGCGCGCGCTCTTCGTCAACAACGCGCTGCTCGAGCAGGCCGGCGTCGCAGCTCCCCCCACCACCTGGGACGAACTGCTGGATGCCGCCACCAAGGTCTCCGCGCTCGGCGGCGGCATCGCCGGCTACGGCATGCCCCTCGGTTCCGAGGAGGCGCAGGCCGAGGCGGCCGTCTGGCTGTGGGGCGGCGGCGGCACCTTCGGCGACGAGTCCGCGATCACCGTCGACGACCCGTCCAACCTGCCCGGCGCCGAGCAGATCAAGGCCATGATCGACGCGGGCGCCACGCAGGCCGACCCGGGCTCGACCGACCGGTCGCCGCTCATGGACATCTTCATCCAGGGCCAGATCGGCATGCAGGTCGGCCTCCCGCCGACCGTCGGCCAGATCGAGGAGGGCAACCCCGACCTCGACTACTCGATCGTCCCCATCCCCACGCAGGACGGCAGCCCCTTCACGCTCGGCGTCATGGACCAGCTGATGGCGTTCCAGAACGACGGCGACAAGCAGGAGGCGATCACCGCGTTCTTCGACTACTTCTACTCGTCCGACGTGTACGTGCCGTGGGTGCAGGCCGAGGGCTTCCTCCCCGTCACCAAGTCGGGCGCCGAGGCGCTCGGCGGCGAGGAGGCGCTCGCGCCGTTCCTCGACGTGCTGCCCGACGCGCAGTTCTACCCGAGCACGAACCCGCAGTGGTCGGCGGCCGACTCGGCCTTCAAGGCGCTGTTCGGCCAGATCCAGACGAAGCCGGCCCAGGACGTCCTCACGGAGATCCAGGCCCAGGTCGACGCGTCCTGA
- a CDS encoding 1-phosphofructokinase family hexose kinase has product MILTVTPNPALDLTWHTAALDPGATHRVERGVARAGGKGVNVARVLHGAGRDVLALTTRGGATGDEFAEELRRSGIPHRLLDVAGPTRRSVAVVDRRDGEATVLNEFGSPLDAVERDELLAAARRHGADAEVVAVSGSLPPGVSPDDVAALVADLTAAGVPVVADVAGPALLAAARAGAAAVKPNREELLVATGETDPLRAARGLVELGARLVVASLGSEGLIAVSDGGAVSARLGRTLQGNATGAGDAAVAAICTAIADRRSGALPAGQAALASLASRAAAWSASAVLMPLAGDLHPDHLALEREIILEPR; this is encoded by the coding sequence ATGATCCTCACCGTCACGCCGAACCCGGCCCTCGACCTGACCTGGCACACCGCCGCACTCGACCCCGGGGCGACCCACCGGGTGGAGCGCGGCGTCGCGCGCGCCGGAGGGAAGGGGGTGAACGTCGCCCGGGTCCTGCACGGTGCGGGCCGCGACGTGCTCGCGCTCACCACGCGCGGCGGCGCGACCGGCGACGAGTTCGCCGAGGAGCTGCGCCGGAGCGGCATCCCGCACCGGCTCCTGGACGTGGCGGGCCCCACGCGCCGCAGCGTCGCCGTCGTCGACCGGCGCGACGGCGAGGCCACGGTGCTGAACGAGTTCGGCAGCCCGCTGGACGCCGTCGAGCGCGACGAGCTGCTCGCCGCCGCGCGACGGCACGGTGCCGACGCCGAGGTCGTCGCCGTCTCGGGCAGCCTGCCGCCGGGGGTCTCGCCCGACGACGTCGCCGCGCTCGTCGCCGACCTGACCGCGGCCGGCGTGCCCGTGGTGGCGGATGTCGCGGGACCGGCGCTGCTCGCCGCGGCGCGCGCCGGTGCCGCCGCCGTCAAGCCGAACCGCGAGGAACTCCTCGTCGCGACCGGCGAGACCGATCCGCTGCGCGCGGCCCGTGGACTCGTCGAGCTCGGGGCGCGACTCGTCGTCGCCTCGCTCGGCAGCGAGGGACTCATCGCCGTCTCCGATGGCGGGGCCGTCTCGGCGCGCCTCGGCCGGACCCTCCAGGGGAACGCCACGGGCGCGGGCGACGCGGCGGTCGCCGCGATCTGCACCGCCATCGCCGACCGGCGCTCCGGCGCACTGCCCGCCGGGCAGGCCGCCCTCGCCTCCTTGGCGTCGCGCGCGGCCGCGTGGTCGGCCTCCGCCGTGCTCATGCCGCTCGCCGGCGACCTGCACCCCGACCACCTCGCGCTGGAGCGCGAGATCATCCTGGAGCCCCGATGA
- a CDS encoding ROK family protein: protein MLGPGPAVLAFDVGGTDTKSALVDAGGRVLGLRRTATVSDASDPAGAVVSGVARLAAAYREEFPDVTPVAAGVSVPGLVDDSTGIAVFASNLRWRDAPIRDLAAEAVGLPVAFGHDVRAAGIAERRLGAARGHANVFLVAIGTGIAAASIVDGRPLTAGGYAGELGHTLSDPNGDPCPCGAVGCLETIASASAIARRYREATGIEVAGAKEVLAAARAGDGSAQRVWDDAVEALAEQLARVAALLAPEVVVVGGGLAQAGADLLDPLAARLDGLLSFHRRPLLVPAELGDDAGVLGTALAARDAAA from the coding sequence GTGCTCGGGCCCGGTCCGGCCGTCCTCGCGTTCGACGTGGGAGGCACCGACACCAAGTCCGCACTGGTCGACGCCGGGGGCCGGGTGCTCGGGTTGCGTCGCACCGCCACCGTGTCGGATGCCTCGGACCCGGCCGGCGCCGTCGTCTCGGGCGTCGCCAGGCTCGCCGCGGCCTACCGCGAGGAGTTCCCCGACGTGACGCCCGTCGCCGCGGGCGTGAGCGTGCCCGGCCTCGTCGACGACTCGACGGGTATCGCCGTGTTCGCGAGCAACCTGCGCTGGCGCGACGCGCCGATCCGCGACCTCGCCGCCGAGGCGGTCGGACTCCCGGTCGCCTTCGGCCACGACGTGCGCGCGGCCGGCATCGCCGAGCGCCGGCTCGGCGCCGCGCGCGGCCACGCGAACGTGTTCCTCGTTGCCATCGGCACCGGGATCGCCGCGGCATCGATCGTCGACGGCCGCCCGCTCACGGCCGGCGGGTACGCCGGCGAACTCGGACACACGCTGAGCGACCCGAACGGCGACCCCTGCCCGTGCGGTGCCGTCGGATGCCTCGAGACCATCGCGTCGGCGAGCGCGATCGCGCGTCGCTACCGCGAGGCGACGGGCATCGAGGTCGCCGGCGCCAAGGAGGTGCTCGCCGCCGCACGCGCCGGCGACGGGTCCGCGCAGCGCGTCTGGGACGACGCCGTCGAGGCGCTCGCGGAACAGCTCGCGCGGGTCGCGGCGCTGCTGGCGCCGGAGGTCGTGGTCGTGGGCGGCGGCCTCGCGCAGGCGGGCGCCGACCTGCTCGACCCGCTGGCCGCGCGCCTGGACGGCCTGTTGTCGTTCCACCGGCGACCGCTGCTGGTGCCCGCCGAGCTCGGCGACGACGCCGGGGTGCTCGGCACCGCGCTCGCGGCGAGGGATGCCGCGGCATGA
- a CDS encoding DUF559 domain-containing protein, with protein sequence MRIEDWLTTSGGIRHVDEALIAGYTRYAIRLAVHERRIERVRRSWIATRSAPWRLRRAASVSGRLACVTAAAEHGLWTIADERLHLAVAPNASRFDAGDAVIHWNPGPIRPHRFELIEPIDDALVHIAECRPIDDALVVWESAIRLGKVSVERLGALPLGSDRARRVRAEASELSDSGIETLPAVRLRRIGIPVRQQAVIDGHPVDGLIGERLAYQIDGFGPHSDRTRRRRDLAQDRRLALMGFTVLRFDYDQVMFEWPIVELQIRQAIAIGAHLVA encoded by the coding sequence ATGCGAATCGAGGACTGGCTGACCACGAGTGGCGGCATCCGACACGTGGACGAGGCCCTGATCGCCGGATACACCAGGTACGCGATTCGGCTCGCCGTGCACGAACGCCGCATCGAACGCGTGCGTCGCTCGTGGATCGCGACCCGGTCGGCTCCGTGGCGGCTCCGGCGCGCGGCATCCGTCAGCGGCAGGCTGGCCTGTGTGACGGCGGCCGCCGAACACGGCCTCTGGACGATCGCGGACGAGCGCCTTCACCTCGCCGTCGCACCCAATGCATCGCGGTTCGACGCGGGCGACGCGGTCATCCACTGGAACCCGGGCCCGATTCGGCCGCACCGCTTCGAACTGATCGAGCCGATCGACGACGCCCTGGTGCATATCGCGGAATGCAGGCCGATCGATGACGCGCTGGTCGTGTGGGAATCGGCGATCCGGCTCGGCAAGGTCTCGGTGGAGCGTCTCGGCGCGTTGCCGCTCGGGAGCGACCGAGCGCGACGAGTCCGAGCCGAAGCATCCGAGTTGTCGGATTCCGGGATCGAGACCCTGCCTGCGGTCCGGCTGCGGCGTATCGGCATCCCGGTTCGCCAGCAGGCCGTGATCGACGGGCATCCGGTCGACGGCCTGATCGGCGAGCGGCTCGCCTACCAGATCGACGGATTCGGACCGCACAGCGACCGCACGCGTCGACGTCGGGACCTCGCGCAGGACCGGCGGCTCGCGCTGATGGGCTTCACCGTCCTGCGGTTCGATTACGACCAGGTCATGTTCGAATGGCCGATCGTGGAGCTGCAGATCCGCCAGGCGATCGCGATCGGCGCCCACCTGGTCGCCTGA
- a CDS encoding carbohydrate ABC transporter permease, whose translation MSTTTETESTPTGAADGRPRSGGRPGRRSGTGERKPGARDLAHALPWIAPALILIAGVVFFPAGVMFFNSTRDISISGVDKGGVGFDNYVEVFQFPYFWPILGRTIVWVVVVVAITVVLSLILAQILDKAFPGRRIVRLVVIIPWAASVVMTTMVVYYGLEPYFGIINTFLVDIGLVDTPEGYGWTRNPATAFAWSIVVAIFVSLPFTTYTILAGLQTVPGDVLEAAKMDGAGPVRTYFGVVLPQLRSALAVAVLINIINVFNSLPILRVMTGSIPGYDADTIMTMIFKYMQNQHKIDVASALSVVAFAIVIVIVAVYVRVVKPMKEV comes from the coding sequence ATGAGCACCACCACCGAGACCGAATCGACCCCGACGGGGGCGGCCGACGGCCGCCCCCGCTCCGGCGGGCGTCCGGGTCGGCGTTCCGGCACCGGCGAGCGCAAGCCCGGCGCGCGCGACCTCGCGCACGCCCTCCCGTGGATCGCGCCCGCGCTGATCCTCATCGCCGGCGTCGTGTTCTTCCCCGCCGGCGTCATGTTCTTCAATTCCACCCGCGACATCTCCATCTCGGGGGTCGACAAGGGCGGGGTCGGCTTCGACAACTACGTCGAGGTCTTCCAGTTCCCGTACTTCTGGCCGATCCTCGGCCGCACCATCGTGTGGGTCGTCGTCGTGGTCGCGATCACGGTCGTGCTGTCGCTGATCCTCGCGCAGATCCTCGACAAGGCGTTCCCCGGCCGGCGCATCGTCCGCCTCGTCGTGATCATCCCGTGGGCGGCATCCGTCGTCATGACGACGATGGTCGTCTACTACGGCCTCGAGCCGTATTTCGGCATCATCAACACGTTCCTCGTCGACATCGGCCTCGTCGACACCCCAGAGGGCTACGGCTGGACCAGGAACCCTGCCACCGCGTTCGCCTGGTCGATCGTGGTCGCGATCTTCGTGTCGCTGCCGTTCACGACGTACACGATCCTCGCCGGCCTCCAGACGGTCCCGGGCGATGTGCTCGAGGCCGCGAAGATGGACGGCGCCGGCCCCGTGCGCACCTACTTCGGCGTCGTGCTGCCGCAGCTGCGCAGCGCCCTGGCCGTCGCCGTGCTGATCAACATCATCAATGTCTTCAACTCGCTGCCGATCCTGCGGGTGATGACCGGCTCGATCCCGGGCTACGACGCCGACACGATCATGACGATGATCTTCAAGTACATGCAGAACCAGCACAAGATCGACGTCGCGAGCGCCCTCTCGGTCGTCGCCTTCGCGATCGTGATCGTGATCGTCGCCGTGTACGTCAGGGTCGTCAAGCCCATGAAGGAGGTCTGA
- a CDS encoding beta-N-acetylhexosaminidase, giving the protein MTTGIVPLPASAEYRPDDTPFRLAGDTKLVASGDGAAAIAELLADRLRGGTGYDLPVVDGMEGGASDIVLVVRGASAGESTTDPAADAYTLETGADGARIEADAASGLFRGTQSLLQLLPPDASGRTPAPADGFAAVAASVDDRPRFAYRGASLDVARHFMPVDDVLSYIDAIAFLKFNVLHLHLTDDQGWRIRIDAWPQLTDLGGQTAVWHDEGGYYTKDDYRRIVEYAAARSVTVVPEIDLPGHTNAALSSVPELNCDGVATEPYHGIEVGFSSLCASPERAEVTDRFLADVLGEVAAMTPGPWLHVGGDESHATSPEDYVNLVDRITATGAATGKTVIGWHEIGASRNLPPGTIGQYWGFVGATDDAEGAPGDEAAAAAETLADTRSFVEQGGRVIFSPADVAYLDMKYVEDPQNALGQDIGLQWAKGPTTLEEAYGWEPADIVPGVGEADILGVEAPIWTETLRTMDDVEFMAFPRITGIAEIAWSPRVEGGRDEEAFVERVAGLAPYWDAAGVEFYRIRGIDWR; this is encoded by the coding sequence ATGACCACCGGAATCGTCCCGCTCCCCGCATCCGCCGAGTACCGCCCCGATGACACGCCGTTCCGACTCGCCGGCGACACGAAGCTCGTCGCGTCCGGCGACGGCGCCGCCGCGATCGCCGAGCTCCTCGCCGATCGCCTCCGCGGCGGAACCGGATACGACCTGCCCGTCGTCGACGGCATGGAGGGAGGGGCATCCGACATCGTCCTGGTCGTGCGCGGGGCATCCGCCGGCGAGTCGACGACCGACCCCGCCGCCGACGCGTACACGCTCGAGACCGGTGCCGACGGCGCCCGCATCGAGGCCGACGCCGCCTCGGGGCTCTTCCGCGGCACCCAGTCGCTGCTGCAACTGCTGCCGCCGGATGCCTCGGGTCGGACCCCGGCACCCGCCGACGGCTTCGCCGCCGTCGCGGCGTCCGTCGACGACCGCCCGCGATTCGCCTACCGCGGGGCGTCGCTCGACGTCGCCCGCCACTTCATGCCCGTCGACGACGTGCTGTCGTACATCGACGCGATCGCGTTCCTGAAGTTCAACGTGCTGCACCTCCACCTCACCGACGACCAGGGCTGGCGCATCCGCATCGACGCCTGGCCGCAGCTCACCGACCTCGGCGGGCAGACCGCCGTCTGGCACGACGAGGGCGGCTATTACACCAAGGACGACTACCGCCGGATCGTCGAGTACGCGGCCGCGCGTTCGGTCACCGTCGTTCCCGAGATCGACCTGCCGGGCCACACCAACGCCGCGCTGAGCTCGGTCCCGGAACTCAACTGCGACGGTGTCGCGACCGAGCCGTACCACGGCATCGAGGTCGGCTTCAGTTCGCTGTGCGCCTCACCCGAACGGGCCGAGGTCACCGACCGGTTCCTCGCCGACGTGCTCGGCGAGGTCGCAGCGATGACGCCCGGCCCCTGGCTGCACGTCGGCGGCGACGAATCGCACGCGACGAGCCCCGAGGACTACGTGAACCTCGTCGACCGGATCACCGCGACCGGCGCGGCGACCGGCAAGACCGTGATCGGATGGCACGAGATCGGGGCCTCCCGGAACCTCCCGCCCGGCACCATCGGCCAGTACTGGGGATTCGTCGGCGCCACCGACGACGCCGAGGGCGCCCCCGGCGACGAGGCCGCCGCGGCGGCGGAAACCCTCGCCGACACCCGGTCGTTCGTCGAGCAGGGCGGCCGGGTGATCTTCTCCCCCGCCGACGTCGCCTACCTCGACATGAAGTACGTCGAGGACCCGCAGAACGCGCTCGGCCAGGACATCGGCCTGCAATGGGCGAAGGGTCCGACGACGCTCGAGGAGGCGTACGGATGGGAGCCCGCCGACATCGTGCCGGGCGTCGGCGAGGCCGACATCCTCGGCGTCGAGGCCCCCATCTGGACCGAGACCCTGCGGACCATGGACGACGTCGAGTTCATGGCCTTCCCGCGCATCACCGGCATCGCCGAGATCGCCTGGTCGCCGCGGGTCGAGGGCGGGCGCGACGAGGAGGCGTTCGTCGAGCGCGTCGCCGGGCTCGCCCCCTACTGGGATGCCGCGGGCGTCGAGTTCTACCGCATCCGCGGGATCGACTGGCGTTAG
- a CDS encoding SIS domain-containing protein, producing MAIELASQPEAWERAAGLAGLHARLPERGARVAVVGCGTSWFIAQSYAWLREQGGHGETDVFAASEAPLGRDYDAVVALTRSGTTSEVLRLVGRLRERGARGRVIGVIGDPESPLVGLVDDALTLPFADERSVVQTRFATTALALFRASLGEDLGPAIADARTALAEDLDSDLVGAEQYSFLGTGWSYGLAQEAALKMREASQSWTESYPSMEYRHGPIAIAAPGRVTWQFGEAPEGLAADVAATGARFEHAGLDPMAELVRAQRVALARAAAKGLDPDHPRSLTRSVILEG from the coding sequence ATGGCGATCGAGCTCGCGAGCCAGCCGGAGGCCTGGGAGCGCGCCGCCGGCCTCGCCGGGCTCCACGCCCGTCTTCCCGAGCGGGGCGCACGCGTCGCCGTGGTCGGATGCGGCACCTCGTGGTTCATCGCGCAGTCCTACGCGTGGTTGCGCGAACAGGGCGGCCACGGCGAGACCGACGTGTTCGCGGCATCCGAGGCACCGCTCGGCCGGGACTACGACGCCGTCGTCGCACTGACCCGCAGCGGCACCACCTCGGAGGTGCTCCGGCTCGTCGGACGACTGCGCGAGCGCGGGGCCCGCGGTCGGGTGATCGGCGTGATCGGCGACCCCGAGTCGCCGCTCGTCGGACTCGTCGACGATGCCCTGACGCTGCCGTTCGCCGATGAGCGGTCGGTCGTGCAGACCCGGTTCGCGACGACCGCGCTGGCCCTGTTCCGCGCCTCGCTCGGCGAGGACCTAGGCCCGGCGATCGCCGACGCCCGCACGGCCCTGGCGGAAGACCTGGACTCCGACCTCGTCGGCGCCGAGCAGTACAGCTTCCTCGGCACGGGTTGGAGCTACGGCCTCGCGCAGGAGGCCGCCCTCAAGATGCGCGAGGCCTCGCAGTCGTGGACCGAGTCGTACCCCTCGATGGAGTACCGCCACGGTCCGATCGCGATCGCGGCGCCCGGCCGGGTCACCTGGCAGTTCGGCGAGGCACCCGAGGGACTCGCCGCGGATGTCGCCGCCACGGGTGCGCGGTTCGAGCACGCGGGCCTCGACCCGATGGCCGAACTCGTGCGCGCGCAGCGCGTCGCGCTCGCCCGCGCCGCCGCCAAGGGCCTCGACCCCGACCACCCGCGGAGCCTGACCCGCTCCGTGATCCTCGAGGGCTGA